A genome region from Salvia splendens isolate huo1 chromosome 19, SspV2, whole genome shotgun sequence includes the following:
- the LOC121780057 gene encoding uncharacterized protein LOC121780057 translates to MPTAAVNVAAASLPPPKRLFFDRRYGWMFCVIPLAKTLIQKASETEKFVGSSTLEVLERPKLLSPKALQATLIHQMKKYKSSVNNAKLVTMAPARSSKTESTPIPTDQPKGNTGSHTEGNLDLM, encoded by the exons ATGCCGACGGCCGCCGTGAATGTCGCTGCCGCTTCCTTACCACCTCCCAAACGGCTCTTCTTCGACCGTCGCTACGGTTGGAT GTTCTGCGTCATTCCTCTAGCAAAAACATTGATTCAGAAGGCATCTGAAACG GAAAAATTTGTTGGGAGTTCGACACTGGAAGTCCTCGAAAGACCAAAATTGCTCTCACCCAAAGCTCTTCAAGCCACACTCATTCATCAAATGAAAAAATACAAGTCTTCTGTAAATAATGCAAAACTAGTTACGATGGCACCGGCAAGAAGTAGCAAGACGGAATCGACTCCCATCCCGACGGATCAGCCTAAAGGAAACACTGGATCACATACTGAAGGGAAT CTGGATTTGATGTGA